One stretch of Streptomyces sp. R21 DNA includes these proteins:
- a CDS encoding bifunctional phosphatase PAP2/diacylglycerol kinase family protein gives MIPDVDLTVRLPGHHVLRDRFLSADCRLFEAVAARHWPGCDRLLPRLSRSANHGLLWFATAAVLTASRTPRGRRAAARGLASLALASATINTLGKRSVRRPRPALDAVPPIRHLHRQPITTSFPSGHSASAAAFVTGVALESRSWGAAVAPLATAVAVSRVYTGVHFPSDVLVGAALGVGAAYAVRGMVPTRDQIPPPGRPRADAPALPEGEGLVMVANTGAGTSDRVCALRDALPLAETVECEPADMKDELEKAATRARVLGVCGGDGTVNAAAEVALRHDLPLAVLPGGTLNHFALDLGVEDVHDLTRAVRQGDAVRVDVGHFSSADRQGCFLNTCSLGVYPNLVRERERWSRRIGGWPAGILAALRVLRTDHHPLETELRGEAHPLWLLFAGNGTYHRMGLAPARRIDLADGLLDVRVVHGGRRPAVRLLAAAMAGPLTRSPAHAAVRVRRLRVGGVAPGTLLAYDGEVTEVSGEVTLQKLPEALSVYRPLPLH, from the coding sequence ACCGTCCGCCTGCCGGGACACCACGTCCTGCGGGACCGGTTCCTTTCCGCCGACTGCCGTCTCTTCGAGGCGGTGGCGGCCCGCCACTGGCCGGGCTGCGACCGCCTGCTCCCCCGCCTGAGCCGTAGCGCGAACCACGGTCTGCTGTGGTTCGCCACGGCGGCCGTGCTCACCGCGAGCCGCACCCCGCGGGGCCGCCGGGCCGCCGCCCGGGGCCTCGCCTCGCTCGCTCTCGCCTCCGCCACCATCAACACCCTCGGCAAGCGCTCGGTGCGCCGCCCCCGCCCGGCCCTGGACGCGGTCCCGCCGATCCGGCACCTGCACCGGCAGCCGATCACCACGTCGTTCCCCTCGGGCCACTCCGCGTCGGCCGCGGCGTTCGTGACGGGGGTGGCGCTGGAGTCCCGCAGCTGGGGTGCGGCGGTGGCGCCGCTCGCCACCGCGGTCGCCGTCTCCCGCGTCTACACCGGCGTCCACTTCCCCAGTGACGTCCTCGTGGGCGCGGCCCTCGGCGTGGGCGCCGCGTATGCCGTACGGGGCATGGTGCCGACCCGTGACCAGATCCCGCCGCCCGGCCGACCGCGTGCGGACGCGCCCGCGCTTCCGGAGGGCGAGGGCCTGGTCATGGTGGCGAACACCGGCGCGGGCACCTCGGACCGCGTCTGTGCGCTGCGCGACGCTCTGCCGCTCGCGGAGACCGTGGAGTGCGAGCCGGCCGACATGAAGGACGAGCTGGAGAAGGCGGCGACCCGGGCCCGGGTCCTCGGGGTGTGCGGCGGCGACGGCACGGTGAACGCCGCCGCCGAGGTCGCCCTGCGCCACGACCTGCCGCTCGCCGTCCTGCCGGGCGGCACCCTGAACCACTTCGCTCTCGACCTCGGCGTGGAGGACGTCCACGATCTGACCCGCGCCGTCCGGCAGGGCGACGCCGTCCGCGTGGACGTGGGCCACTTCTCGTCGGCCGACAGGCAGGGCTGTTTCCTCAACACCTGCAGTCTGGGCGTCTATCCGAATCTGGTGCGCGAGCGCGAGCGGTGGTCCCGTCGGATCGGCGGCTGGCCGGCCGGGATCCTCGCGGCCCTGCGGGTCCTGCGCACCGACCACCATCCACTGGAGACCGAACTCCGGGGCGAGGCCCACCCGTTGTGGCTGCTGTTCGCCGGCAACGGGACGTACCACCGGATGGGGCTCGCGCCCGCCCGCCGCATCGACCTCGCGGACGGGCTGCTCGACGTGCGCGTCGTGCACGGCGGGCGGCGACCGGCCGTCCGGCTGCTGGCCGCGGCCATGGCGGGACCGCTGACGCGCTCCCCCGCCCACGCGGCGGTACGGGTGCGCCGGCTGCGGGTGGGCGGGGTCGCCCCCGGCACGCTCCTCGCCTACGACGGCGAAGTCACGGAGGTGTCCGGCGAGGTGACACTCCAAAAGCTCCCGGAGGCACTGTCGGTCTACCGGCCGTTGCCGCTCCACTGA